The bacterium genomic interval ACACTCGAGCACCTTCCAGTAGTCGAATCCCAGTCGACGTTCTGGTGGGATGTAATTGGACCTGCCAGGCCCGTCAACATGCCACTTACCAATGTAAGCTGTGTCATACCCCGCTGATGAAAATGCCTGTGCGATGCTCGTTGCACGCGGCTGAAGATAGACATCATTAACAAAGACCCCGTGCGTCATGGGGAGCTGACCCGTGAGCATGCTTGCCCTGTAGGGTGAACAAACTGAACAACCTGAGAGTGCATGCGTGAAGTTGATGCTCTCTCTAGCCAGAGCATGGAGATTCGGTGTCTTAACGTTCGGGTCACCGGCATAGCCGGTCGCTTGCTGGCGCCACTGGTCACCGAAGACGAATACGACGTTTGGCTTCTTGTTCATACTTTTTTTCTGCGAACATCAATCATTGAACGTTTGCTGTTGCTTTTATTCTTTCCTTTCTATTATAAATTTCGCAATCTGTCTGAGAATATCAGCTCTTTCGCCAAAAATATCAAGCTTCATCAATGCTTTATTTATCAGGTCTTCAGCCCTTTTCTTAGATTCCTCTATGCCCAAAAAAGCGGGATAATTAAATCCTTTTTCACTATCCTGCTTTTCATCCAATATGTCATCTGTAATCTGAAATGCAATTCCTATTAACTTGCCGTATTCATACAATGCTTCCTCTTCCCTCTTAGCTGCCCCTGACAAAATGGCTCCAATCCTAAGAGAAACAGCAATAAGAGCTCCTGTCTTGTGAGTGCAAACAAATTCTAATTCAGGTAATTCAGCCTTATTCTTATCCCATGATATATCAACTACCTGCCCACCTATCATACCAAATGTGCCAATCGCCTTAGATATTAGATTTATTGCCCTTAATGCAAGCTTGCTGTCCTTTACCTCTTCAGATAGTATTTTAAATGCGATAGTCAATAATGCATCTCCTGCAAGAATAGCTATGTCCTCTCCGAACTTCTTATGAGAAGTTAACTTCCCTCTTCGATACTCATCATTATCCATAGCTGGCAGATCATCGTGAACTAATGAGTAATTATGTATAAGCTCTACTGCACACGCAGCCGGCAATAGTATTCTCTCTTCTTGCAAAAATATCTCTCCAGCAGCTAGCATCAAAATGGGTCTTAGCCGTTTCCCTCCTGAAAAAACACTATATCTTACAGCCTCGTGTATGATCTGAGGATATTCAGTTTCCTTCGGCATATACTTATCAAGTTTGCTGTCTATGATCTTCTTTTTTGCAGATAGATAACCTTTTAAGTTCATTTTTCCTTCTCGTTCAGTTCAAATGGTTCTTTATATGCAACGCCATTGACGTCTTTCTTAAGTATTTCCACCTTTTTTTCAACTTCCCTCAATTTAACCGAGCAAAACTTCGCTAGTTTTACTCCCTCTTCAAAGAGTCCCAGAGATTTATCTAAAGAAACACTGCCCTCTTCCATCTCCTTTACTATGTTTTCCAGCTTGTCTAGAGCCTGCTCAAATTTTAATTCTTTCATAACCTAATTCCCTTTCCATATCTATTAATTTTTTAATATCACCCGCTAAAGGCGCTAGGAACTCTATATCCTTATTCGAAGTCGGATGAGAAAAACTAATTCTGTAAGCATGCAATGCCTGACGATCAATCAGACTATCCAGCTTAGATACCAACCCTTTACTTTCTCCGTATATTTTGTCGCCTACAATTGGATAACCAAGATATGCCATATGAACCCGAATCTGATGTGTCCTTCCTGTTCTTGGATGAGCGTTAATAAGTGTATCTTTATGGTAGCGTTCAATCACATTGAATTTAGTAAGCGCTCTCTTTCCGCCAATATAAGAAATTGCCATTTTCGTTCTATGCGACACACATCGGCCAATCGGTCTATCGATCTCGCCTTCATCCTGTGGGATCACTCCTCTTACAACAGCCATATAAGTCTTCTTCACCTTCCTGTTCTTAAACTGCTCTGCTAAATTAGCATGAGCACTATTGTTTTTTGCTGCAATAAGAACCCCTGATGTGTCCTTATCCAGTCTATGAACTATACCCGGACGCATAGACCCATTCAAATCCGACAATGTTTTGCAATGATACAATAAAAAATTTACAACTGTGCCATAGACAACTCCCTGCGCAGGATGTACAATAATCCCTGCAGGCTTATTAATAACTATTATATTATCATCTTCATATAGTATATCAAGCGCCATATTCTCTGGCTTCAGCTTTAGCTCAGCATTATCTTGAAGCTCTGGGATAGTTATTAATATATTATCCCCTATCTTAAGAAAATATCCCGGCTTTGTTTTTTTTCCATTTACCAAAGCATGATTGGCAATAATCAGATTCTGAATGAAAGACCTGGAAACTATATCAAGCTTATTTGCCAGAAATTTATCTAATCGTTCCCCAACATTCTGCACATCAGCTATAAACTTATATTCCATATTCATAGAGCCCACGACCAGAGTCGAACTGGTGACCTCATCATTACGAGTGACGTGCTCTACCAACTGAGCTACGTGGGCATAAAAAAAGTGCCGGGGCGCAGAATTGAACTGCGGACACGCGGATTTTCAGTCCGCTGCTCTACCGACTGAGCTACCCCGGCAATTTGAACTTAACACACTGCAATTATACAAATTTTTATATTAATGACAAGAAAATTAAACCATTAATCAGTCAAAAAGTGGCTTGCTCTTGTCTCTGCGGGGGAATATTTAAAATATCTAATTTTAATACAAAAAATCTTATGTGCAGTTATAAAAGCGGATTTTTCGTAGAAAAAGCAGGGAAAATCATCGAAAATAAGCAGGTTTCGTGTCAATAGCTTCCCGTAAGGTATGTTATGTTCCGAAAAGAATTCATCAAGTTATCTTTTGTCTAGCCGCCATCCAATAAAGAAGAGAAGTAATAATGAGTATATTTAAACATTTTCTCAGGAATATATTAATTTCTATGGTCAATTCTGCTTTCAGCCGGTTCC includes:
- a CDS encoding polyprenyl synthetase family protein is translated as MNLKGYLSAKKKIIDSKLDKYMPKETEYPQIIHEAVRYSVFSGGKRLRPILMLAAGEIFLQEERILLPAACAVELIHNYSLVHDDLPAMDNDEYRRGKLTSHKKFGEDIAILAGDALLTIAFKILSEEVKDSKLALRAINLISKAIGTFGMIGGQVVDISWDKNKAELPELEFVCTHKTGALIAVSLRIGAILSGAAKREEEALYEYGKLIGIAFQITDDILDEKQDSEKGFNYPAFLGIEESKKRAEDLINKALMKLDIFGERADILRQIAKFIIERKE
- the xseB gene encoding exodeoxyribonuclease VII small subunit, translated to MKELKFEQALDKLENIVKEMEEGSVSLDKSLGLFEEGVKLAKFCSVKLREVEKKVEILKKDVNGVAYKEPFELNEKEK
- a CDS encoding RluA family pseudouridine synthase → MNMEYKFIADVQNVGERLDKFLANKLDIVSRSFIQNLIIANHALVNGKKTKPGYFLKIGDNILITIPELQDNAELKLKPENMALDILYEDDNIIVINKPAGIIVHPAQGVVYGTVVNFLLYHCKTLSDLNGSMRPGIVHRLDKDTSGVLIAAKNNSAHANLAEQFKNRKVKKTYMAVVRGVIPQDEGEIDRPIGRCVSHRTKMAISYIGGKRALTKFNVIERYHKDTLINAHPRTGRTHQIRVHMAYLGYPIVGDKIYGESKGLVSKLDSLIDRQALHAYRISFSHPTSNKDIEFLAPLAGDIKKLIDMERELGYERIKI